The following coding sequences lie in one Lolium perenne isolate Kyuss_39 chromosome 2, Kyuss_2.0, whole genome shotgun sequence genomic window:
- the LOC127336783 gene encoding naringenin,2-oxoglutarate 3-dioxygenase: MAPVVERAPFLPTGEATLRPSFVRDEDERPKVAHDRFSDEVPVISLHGIDDARRTEIRDRVAAACEGWGIFQVVDHGVDAALIAEMARLSRDFFALPAEDKLRYDMSGGKKGGFIVSSHLQGETVQDWREIVTYFSYPVKARDYGRWPDKPAGWRAVVEQYSERLMALSCKLLGVLSEAMGLETEALSKACVDMDQKVVVNFYPKCPQPDLTLGLKRHTDPGTITLLLQDLVGGLQATRDGGNTWITVQPIAGAFVVNLGDHGHYLSNGRFKNADHQAVVNGESSRLSIATFQNPAPDAKVWPLAVREGEDTILEEPITFTEMYRRKMARDLELAKRKKQAKADQLKQQLQQEAAPTKPLNQILA, from the exons ATGGCGCCGGTGGTGGAGAGAGCGCCCTTCCTGCCGACGGGGGAGGCCACGCTGCGGCCGTCCTTCGTGCGGGACGAGGACGAGCGGCCCAAGGTGGCGCACGACCGCTTCAGCGACGAGGTGCCCGTCATCTCGCTCCACGGCATCGACGACGCGCGGAGGACCGAGATCCGGGACCGCGTGGCGGCGGCGTGCGAGGGGTGGGGCATCTTCCAGGTCGTCGACCACGGCGTCGACGCCGCGCTCATTGCCGAGATGGCCAGGCTCTCGCGCGACTTCTTCGCGCTCCCCGCCGAGGACAAGCTCCGCTACGACATGTCCGGCGGCAAGAAGGGCGGATTCATCGTCTCCAGCCACCTCCAG GGCGAGACGGTCCAGGACTGGCGGGAGATCGTGACCTACTTCTCGTACCCGGTCAAGGCGCGGGACTACGGGCGGTGGCcggacaagccggcggggtggcgcGCGGTGGTGGAGCAGTACAGCGAGCGGCTCATGGCGCTGTCCTGCAAGCTGCTGGGGGTGCTCTCGGAGGCCATGGGCCTGGAGACGGAGGCCCTGTCCAAGGCGTGCGTGGACATGGACCAGAAGGTGGTGGTCAACTTCTACCCCAAGTGCCCCCAGCCCGACCTCACCCTCGGCCTCAAGCGCCACACCGACCCCGGCACCATCACCCTGCTCCTCCAGGACCTGGTCGGCGGACTCCAGGCCACCCGCGACGGCGGCAACACCTGGATCACCGTACAGCCCATCGCCGGCGCATTCGTCGTCAACCTCGGCGACCACGGCCAC TACTTGAGCAACGGGAGGTTTAAGAACGCGGACCACCAGGCGGTGGTGAACGGGGAGAGCAGCAGGCTGTCCATCGCCACGTTCCAGAACCCGGCGCCCGACGCCAAGGTGTGGCCGCTGGCGGTGAGGGAGGGGGAGGACACCATCCTGGAGGAGCCCATCACCTTCACCGAGATGTACCGCCGCAAGATGGCGCGCGACCTCGAGCTCGCCAAGCGCAAGAAGCAGGCCAAGGCCGATCAGCTCAAGCAGCAGCTGCAGCAGGAGGCCGCGCCCACCAAGCCACTCAACCAGATTCTTGCCTAG
- the LOC127336782 gene encoding GTP cyclohydrolase 1, translating into MGALEEAHLAAVAACGCDEEDEHEDLLEIVGEAPGDAMEAAVRALLVGLGEDERREGLRRTPKRVAKAFRDGTRGYKQKVKDIVQGALFPEVGVDKRTGSAGGTGGQVVVRDIDLFSYCESCLLPFSIQCHVGYVPSGGRVVGLSKLSRVADVFAKRFQNPQRLANEVCGALHASIQPAGVAVALQCWHIPLPENLKCKSSQGLIGTSHSSRSGVFEGESSSFWNDFVALLKLRGIDMEVDSHSAILPWCPLRPQEVPLCNGHGKKITTNGAISPKSGSTPSNMVSAVSAMLLSLGEDPLRKELLGSPQRYVQWLMRFRACNLDVKLNGFTLNIASVYERPDEDATDHRAISSELHLPFCAQCEHHLLPFYGVVHIGYYGSGDGEVIDRSHFQALVHFYGCKLQVQERMTRQIAEAVYSVSHRGAIVVVEANHICMISRGIEKIRSSTATIAVLGDFLTDSSAKASFLQNLIDTAGQEV; encoded by the exons tgcgacgaggaggacgagcacGAGGATCTCCTCGAGATTGTTGGCGAGGCCCCGGGAGATGCCATGGAGGCGGCGGTGCGCGCGCTGCTCGTGGGGCTCGGCGAGGACGAACGAAGGGAGGGGCTGCGCAGGACGCCAAAGCGCGTCGCCAAGGCCTTCCGCGACGGAACAAGAG GTTACAAACAGAAAGTAAAAGACATTGTGCAGGGTGCTCTGTTCCCTGAGGTTGGTGTTGACAAAAGGACTGGTTCTGCTGGAGGAACTGGAGGGCAAGTTGTTGTCCGTGACATCGATCTTTTTTCATACTGTGAGTCATGCTTGCTTCCATTCAGCATACAATGCCATGTTGGGTATGTGCCATCAGGTGGAAGGGTTGTTGGTTTAAGCAAGCTTTCAAGAGTAGCTGACGTCTTCGCCAAGAGGTTTCAAAACCCTCAAAGATTAGCTAATGAAGTCTGCGGTGCATTGCATGCTAGCATACAACCTGCAGGGGTGGCTGTTGCTCTACAGTGCTGGCACATACCGTTGCCAGAGAACTTGAAATGCAAGAGTTCTCAAGGTTTGATTGGAACATCACATTCATCTCGCTCTGGAGTTTTTGAGGGTGAGAGCAGCTCTTTTTGGAATGACTTTGTGGCTCTTCTTAAGCTTAGAGGCATAGACATGGAGGTGGACAGCCATTCTGCTATTCTGCCATGGTGCCCCTTGAGGCCTCAGGAGGTTCCACTCTGCAATGGCCATGGCAAGAAGATCACGACTAATGGTGCAATTTCACCAAAATCTGGATCCACTCCCTCTAATATGGTTTCTGCTGTTAGCGCAATGCTCCTATCCCTTGGAGAAGACCCCCTCAGGAAAGAACTTCTAGGCAGTCCGCAGCGTTATGTGCAATGGCTGATGAGGTTCAGAGCATGTAATCTCGATGTgaagctgaatggttttacacttaACATTGCCAGTGTATATGAGAGACCAGATGAAGACGCTACTGATCATCGAGCAATCAGTTCTGAGCTGCATCTGCCATTTTGCGCCCAGTGCGAGCACCACCTCCTGCCATTCTATGGAGTAGTGCACATTGGTTATTATGGCAGCGGAGACGGCGAAGTCATTGATCGCTCCCATTTTCAGGCACTGGTTCATTTCTATGGGTGCAAGCTTCAAGTTCAGGAAAGGATGACAAGACAGATAGCTGAAGCAGTTTATTCAGTTTCACACCGTGGAGCCATAGTTGTTGTAGAGGCCAACCACATTTGCATGATATCAAGGGGGATAGAGAAAATCAGGAGTAGTACAGCAACAATTGCAGTTTTGGGTGACTTTTTGACCGATTCTTCTGCCAAGGCATCCTTTCTACAGAACTTAATAGATACTGCTGGCCAGGAAGTATGA